A single Paratractidigestivibacter faecalis DNA region contains:
- the ileS gene encoding isoleucine--tRNA ligase yields MANEYKKTTNLPQTGFPMRASLAQNEPKRLKEWYDNDVYAQLLKKNEGHDKFVLHDGPPYANGPIHLGHAQNKISKDIINRFWAMQGYQTPYVPGWDCHGQPIEHKVEQMLGTEKFNQLPTEKIRELCRKMAVEQVDTQRQGFKRLGVLAEWDNPYLTYVNDYDATDVEIFKAIFDNGAIYRGRKPVHWCTHCHTALAEAEIEYGDEVSPSIYVRFVLTSTPAGLENYAGKTDVVIWTTTPWTMPADTGVILGPDFDYVAVVHDGRAEIMADALKERVCEIAGWDCEVALGADGQPWHATGAELAENTYEQPIFPEFQGRFITADYVSLDDGTGIVHTAPGHGVDDYNAGCKWGLELVMPVDDDGRFYVGDTIGTGGPWSGMDVNEANPKIIEWLREKGTLVAHVDINHSYPHCWRCKEPVIFRATSQWFVSMDKPLADGQSLRQKATDELSRVDFYPAHAVKRIGSMVEGRPDWCISRQRNWGVPIPAYTCQDCGETVMNDDTLDAVIKLFREKGSDAWFTDEPSSYLGDACTCPKCGGHNLKANKDILDVWWDSGVSHTAVCKHRGYLKFPADMYLEGSDQHRGWFMSSLMTSVAAYGVAPYRSVVSQGFTLDGQGRKMSKSLGNVIDPNAECDSRGADVMRLWVSSVDTSTDVPCDDAILGHVGEAYRKIRNTLRFLLGEIEGQFDPATDAVAVDELLPYDRLTLARMCEVHSVVTEAYRGYRFNVVYRNLYDYVTELSNGYLNATKDRVYCGQKDGIDRRSALTVWAQILSMLVHDLQPILCFTCDEVMAFLPESMRDGQKYAALLDWYQAPWTPEECKDELAAYAELSVARDAFTKAFEEAKVAGAVTEKTSQGAKAALVLPHEAYALLAGESAVDLSEVFVCSEVSVSEGEELSCSVAPADGQKCPRCWNYRTLGADGLCCRCHDAVADASAE; encoded by the coding sequence GTGGCAAACGAGTACAAGAAGACCACTAACCTGCCGCAGACGGGCTTCCCGATGCGCGCGAGCCTGGCTCAGAACGAGCCCAAGAGGCTCAAGGAGTGGTACGACAACGACGTCTACGCCCAGCTCCTCAAGAAGAACGAGGGCCACGACAAGTTCGTCCTGCACGACGGCCCCCCGTACGCCAACGGCCCCATCCACCTCGGCCACGCGCAGAACAAGATCTCCAAGGACATCATCAACCGCTTCTGGGCCATGCAGGGCTACCAGACGCCCTACGTGCCCGGCTGGGACTGCCACGGCCAGCCCATCGAGCACAAGGTCGAGCAGATGCTCGGCACCGAGAAGTTCAACCAGCTCCCCACCGAGAAGATTCGCGAGCTCTGCCGCAAGATGGCCGTCGAACAGGTCGACACCCAGCGCCAGGGCTTCAAGCGCCTGGGCGTCCTGGCCGAGTGGGACAACCCCTACCTGACCTACGTCAACGACTACGACGCCACCGACGTTGAGATCTTCAAGGCCATCTTCGACAATGGCGCCATCTACCGCGGCCGCAAGCCGGTGCACTGGTGCACCCACTGCCACACGGCCCTGGCCGAGGCGGAGATCGAGTACGGCGACGAGGTCAGCCCCTCCATCTACGTGCGCTTCGTCCTGACCAGCACTCCTGCGGGCCTGGAGAACTACGCCGGCAAGACCGACGTGGTCATCTGGACCACCACGCCCTGGACCATGCCGGCCGACACCGGCGTCATCCTGGGCCCGGACTTTGACTACGTCGCCGTGGTCCACGACGGCCGCGCCGAGATCATGGCCGACGCCCTGAAGGAGCGCGTCTGCGAGATCGCCGGCTGGGACTGCGAGGTGGCCCTGGGCGCCGACGGCCAGCCCTGGCACGCCACGGGCGCCGAGCTTGCCGAGAACACCTACGAGCAGCCCATCTTCCCCGAGTTCCAGGGCCGCTTCATCACCGCCGACTACGTGAGCCTGGACGACGGCACGGGCATCGTGCACACCGCCCCCGGCCACGGCGTGGACGACTACAACGCCGGCTGCAAGTGGGGCCTGGAGCTCGTCATGCCCGTCGACGACGACGGCCGCTTCTACGTGGGCGACACCATCGGCACCGGCGGCCCCTGGTCCGGCATGGACGTCAACGAGGCCAACCCCAAGATCATCGAGTGGCTCCGCGAGAAGGGCACGCTGGTGGCCCACGTGGACATCAACCACAGCTACCCGCACTGCTGGCGCTGCAAGGAGCCCGTCATCTTCCGCGCCACCAGCCAGTGGTTCGTCTCCATGGACAAGCCGCTCGCCGACGGCCAGAGCCTTCGCCAGAAGGCCACCGACGAGCTCTCCCGCGTCGACTTCTACCCGGCGCACGCGGTCAAGCGCATCGGCTCCATGGTCGAGGGCCGTCCGGACTGGTGCATCTCCCGCCAGCGCAACTGGGGCGTGCCCATCCCGGCCTACACCTGTCAGGACTGCGGCGAGACGGTGATGAACGACGACACCCTTGACGCCGTTATCAAGCTCTTCCGCGAGAAGGGCTCCGACGCCTGGTTCACCGACGAGCCGTCCAGCTACCTGGGCGACGCCTGCACCTGCCCCAAGTGCGGCGGCCACAACCTCAAGGCAAACAAGGACATCCTGGACGTCTGGTGGGACTCCGGCGTCTCCCACACCGCCGTCTGCAAGCACCGCGGCTACCTCAAGTTCCCGGCCGACATGTACCTCGAGGGCTCCGACCAGCACCGCGGCTGGTTCATGAGCTCACTCATGACGTCCGTGGCCGCCTACGGCGTGGCGCCGTACCGCTCCGTGGTCTCCCAGGGCTTCACCCTGGACGGTCAGGGCCGCAAGATGTCCAAGTCCCTGGGCAACGTCATCGACCCCAACGCCGAGTGCGACTCCCGCGGCGCCGACGTCATGCGCCTGTGGGTCTCCTCGGTGGACACCTCCACCGACGTCCCCTGCGACGACGCCATCCTCGGCCACGTGGGCGAGGCCTACCGCAAGATCCGCAACACCCTGCGCTTCCTGCTGGGAGAGATCGAGGGTCAGTTTGACCCGGCGACCGACGCCGTGGCCGTAGACGAGCTTCTGCCCTACGACCGTCTGACCCTGGCCCGCATGTGCGAGGTCCACTCCGTGGTGACCGAGGCCTACCGCGGCTACCGCTTCAACGTTGTCTACCGCAACCTCTACGACTACGTGACCGAGCTCTCCAACGGCTACCTCAACGCCACCAAGGACCGCGTCTACTGCGGCCAGAAGGACGGTATCGACCGCAGGAGCGCCCTCACCGTCTGGGCCCAGATCCTCTCCATGCTCGTGCACGACCTGCAGCCCATCCTGTGCTTCACCTGCGACGAGGTCATGGCCTTCCTGCCCGAGTCCATGCGCGACGGCCAGAAGTACGCCGCCCTGCTGGACTGGTACCAGGCTCCCTGGACGCCCGAGGAGTGCAAGGACGAGCTCGCCGCCTACGCCGAGCTCAGCGTCGCCCGCGACGCCTTCACCAAGGCCTTCGAGGAGGCCAAGGTCGCTGGCGCCGTGACCGAGAAGACCTCCCAGGGCGCCAAGGCCGCCCTGGTCCTGCCGCACGAGGCCTACGCGCTTCTCGCCGGCGAGAGCGCCGTGGACCTGTCCGAGGTCTTCGTGTGCTCCGAGGTCAGCGTCTCCGAGGGCGAGGAGCTCTCCTGCTCCGTCGCCCCCGCCGACGGCCAGAAGTGCCCGCGCTGCTGGAACTACCGCACGCTGGGTGCCGACGGTCTCTGCTGCCGCTGCCACGACGCCGTGGCCGACGCCAGCGCGGAGTAG
- the lspA gene encoding signal peptidase II: protein MAAKRLRESAAARLALLGGAAAAVVVLDQLSKAWVRAALVPGKPVTLIPHVMDLSLVYNTGAAFSMGEGRGALFVLICAVICVGCCVLAWREREMPPALLATLGCVCGGGVGNAIDRVVAGRVTDFFATTFMDFAVFNVADVFITCGVILAFVLWCRWDAKREGDASSD, encoded by the coding sequence TTGGCCGCCAAGAGGCTGCGCGAATCCGCGGCCGCGCGCCTTGCCCTTCTGGGCGGGGCCGCGGCCGCGGTCGTCGTGCTCGACCAGCTGAGCAAGGCATGGGTGCGCGCCGCGCTCGTGCCGGGCAAGCCCGTGACGCTCATCCCTCACGTCATGGACCTGTCGCTCGTCTACAACACCGGCGCGGCATTCTCCATGGGGGAGGGCAGGGGTGCGCTCTTCGTCCTCATCTGCGCCGTCATCTGCGTGGGCTGCTGCGTGCTCGCCTGGCGCGAGAGGGAGATGCCGCCCGCGCTTCTGGCCACGCTGGGCTGTGTCTGCGGCGGGGGCGTCGGCAACGCCATCGACCGCGTGGTGGCCGGCCGGGTGACCGACTTCTTTGCCACCACGTTCATGGACTTCGCCGTCTTCAACGTGGCCGATGTCTTCATCACCTGCGGCGTCATCCTGGCCTTCGTCCTCTGGTGCCGCTGGGACGCCAAGCGAGAGGGCGACGCCTCTTCCGACTAG
- a CDS encoding HAD family hydrolase, translating into MGFSTDTGFDAQRNGAEALWPPAFGAAIFDFDGTLAATEGLWEEVDRIFFGQRGIEYDALAHQTLATLGFAAGAEWVRQTYGLDEPTADICDEWNRLGHALYETRVELRPGAREYLAALRRAGVPIALATTNDPYVLSAMAPRVDVAELFDAVVCGKEVAHATKDHPDVYLEAARRLGVDPAACLVFEDILPGVRSARGCGMMACAVRCADPRQPREALRHEADLWLDSWTDIAF; encoded by the coding sequence TGCACAGAGGAACGGTGCGGAGGCGCTCTGGCCACCGGCGTTTGGCGCCGCGATCTTTGACTTTGACGGCACGCTGGCCGCGACCGAGGGCCTCTGGGAGGAGGTCGACCGCATCTTCTTTGGCCAGCGCGGCATTGAGTACGACGCCCTGGCGCACCAGACGCTGGCGACCCTCGGCTTTGCGGCCGGCGCCGAGTGGGTTCGCCAGACATACGGGCTGGACGAGCCGACGGCCGACATCTGCGACGAGTGGAACCGCCTGGGGCATGCCCTCTACGAGACACGCGTGGAGCTCAGACCCGGTGCGCGGGAGTACCTGGCCGCGCTGAGGCGGGCCGGCGTCCCGATTGCGCTGGCCACGACCAACGACCCGTACGTGCTCTCCGCAATGGCGCCGCGCGTTGACGTGGCCGAGCTCTTTGATGCCGTGGTCTGCGGCAAGGAGGTTGCCCACGCCACCAAGGACCACCCGGACGTCTACCTGGAGGCGGCCCGGCGACTGGGCGTTGACCCCGCTGCCTGCTTGGTCTTTGAGGACATCCTCCCCGGCGTGAGGAGCGCCCGCGGGTGCGGCATGATGGCCTGCGCCGTCCGCTGCGCCGACCCCCGCCAGCCCCGCGAGGCCCTCCGCCACGAGGCCGACCTCTGGCTGGACTCCTGGACCGACATCGCGTTCTAG